The nucleotide sequence GGAGTATCCGCAGTTGCGGCGGAGCCAGCTGCGGGACGCGCGTCAGCGGTTCCCGCTACGCCTGCGCCGAGCAAGGGAACAGTCGTGCTCGCGATCGGGCTACCGGGGTCGGGCAAGAGTTCCTGGTTCAAGCGTCACAATATTCGTCCGCTATCCAGCGATCTGCTGCGCGAACTATTGTTCGACGATGCTCAGGAGCAGCGCTTCCAGGATCTGGTTTTTTCAAACCTGCGATCGATGTTGAAGGCACGCCTGGTGGCTCGGCGTCCAGTGAACTATGTGGACGCAACCAACCTGACGCCTCACGACCGGCATAGCTGGATCAAGCTGGCAAAAGACTACGGTTACGAGGTGCACGGACTGTACTTCGACGTCCCGGTGGAACTCTGCCTGGAACGCAACCAGAAGCGGGACCGCGTGGTCGCAGAAGACATCATGCGTAAGATGGCCGGGAAGTTGAAGGCTCCAACATTCGAGGAAGGCTTCTCGAAGATTATTGTGGTCAGGGTGAAGCAGAAAGAAGCAGAGACAGGCTCCTAGCTTCTGGCTGCTAGCTTCTGGCAAACTGAGCCTGCTAGTAGCTAGTAGCCAGAAGCAGCCTCTAACCCTTCAAGTACGGCAATAATTCCTTGAACGCCGGCGATCCGGATGATCGCAGCAATTCATACATCATCATCTCAGTAGAAGAAATGACGGCGCCTGCCGCGCGCATGCGGTCGAGGCCTATGCGCCAATTCCATTCCACTCGCGAGCTGACTGCGTCGGACGCGACGTGAACCATGTAGCCCTCGCGCAGGGCCGCCAGTGCAGTTTGCATCACGCAAATATGCGTCTCCATACCGCAGAGCAGCACGGTCGTGCGTTGTCCGGGTAGGCGTTTCAGCGCAGAGCAGAAGACGTCGCTGCCGAAGCAAGAGAACATCACCTTGTCGATGGCGGTCACGTCGGGGAGCAGGGAAGCGATCTCCGGCGTCGTGTTGCCGAGACCCTTCGCGTATTGCGTGCTGACGATCGCCGGAATTTTCAGAATGCCCGCCAGCCGGATCAGGAGCTGCGAATTCCGCAGTAGCCGTTCGCGCTCCCAGATGGGCGGCAGAAGTTTCTCCTGGATGTCGACCACGATCAATGCGCACTGTTCCGCCTCAAGCGGTCGGCGCGCAATTTCTGCGTAGTCCGTGTCGAACTGAATGGTTCCACTCGTTGCCATGGGCAAATCCTCGTCTCAAAGGCGATTGTAACTCTGCAGACGCAGTGGGAAACGACTGCCAGCGAGTATTGACCCGATCCGGCGTGTTCCATAGAATCAAAGTACCCGGTAGCGATGTCCTGTCGACGCCGGGCAAGATTGCTGCCCCCTCGTTCAACGGCTAGGACACCTGCCTCTGGAGCAGGTTATCGGGGTTCGAATCCCTGGGGGGCAGCCAAAACCTTTCAAAGTTTACCGATCCCCGGTTTTCGATAGCCGTTGATTGTGCATCGTCTTCATCTGCGCTGCTCGAGTCCTGCCAGTATTTGCAGTTGAATCTGACCAGATCCCAAGACTTGCGACCTGGATGATATTCCACACAAACGGCGAATAGGTGGGTAGGAGTTAATTGCTGTTACCTGGGGAACACTTCGTGCGGGTCGTGACTGGTGTGTGGAAGAATCATCCAGCAAGACGATGACCCAGTCGCGCGGCCGGCCAATAAATGAACATCGGGCGGCCGATAATGTTTTCTCGCGGAATAAATCCCCAATAGCGGCTATCGTAGCTGACGTCGCGGTTGTCGCCCAAAGCAAAATAGCTTCCGGGCGGTACCACGATGTCATCGCCCTCCACATGGGAGCGGAATTCCTGCTGCCACCTTTCGTTAACTCCATACATCGCTAAAGGCGGCACGGCAGGAAAGTTATCCCCGTAAGAGGGGTAAGGGTTGTGGGCGAGCAACTGGTGTAAAGCGTACGGCTCGTCGAGTTTTTGGCCGTTGCGGTATACGACGCCGTCTCGCAGGTGGATGCGGTCGCCGGGAACGCCTATGATGCGCTTCACGGCGAAGAGACGGGGAGTATCGGGCGAGAGATAGACCACAATATCACCCTGCTGTGGTGAGCTGTTTTTGCGGTAGGAGTCGACGAAAATTCGGTCGCCCTGCATGATCGCCGGCTGCATTGATGTTGACGGTATAGAAAAAGCCCGAGCTCCTTTGGACAGCATGAGGCCGCCCATCATCGCATCGCCAAGGAAAAGCGCGGCCAAACTTGGTACAAGAATCAAGTACCGGGGCTTACTCGCCGCGCCTATCAGAAATGCATCCAGACTTGCAACGAGCGCGAGGCCCGTGGTTCCAATTTTGAGGACCACCAAGCCAACTAACGTGTCGTACAACGTCGTAGTCCACGTAAGGAATAACAAGAAAGCAAACACTGTGAGGTAGAGAATTGCCTTCTTCATTTCCTTCTTGATAAGTTGCCCCGAGCCAGGGACGATTGCTGAAAGCAACCCCGCCACGACTCGCTTCCCACTTTTCATTTCCATGGGGAGAAATGGTATCGGAAAAGCTAAAATCCAGCGCGGGTAGTCAGTTTACCTGTTGTGCGATCCTTCAACTGAAAAAGGCTCGGTTGACTGCGGCTGCCGGCTGGGTTGTATCGTTGCCTGATTGCCGTCGCGCCGGTGCTTTGGGCGCATTAGAATAAGTCCCAGAAAGATTCAAGGGAAACCCCGACCATGGCCATCGCGACCACCAATCCTGCAACCGGTGAAGTGCTGAAAACTTTCGACCCCCTCACTCCAGCTCAGATCGAACAGAAGATCCTGTTGGCAGCAACTGCATTCCAGACACACCGGCGAACGTCGTTCGCGGACCGCGCGCAGAAGATGTTACGTGCAGCCGATATTCTCGACGCGGAAAAAGAGGAATGCGGTCGCCTGATGACGCTCGAGATGGGGAAGACTCTGCGTTCCGCGGTCGCGGAGGCTGCCAAGTGCGCGAGTGGTTGCCGTTACTATGCTGAAAATGCGGAGCGCTTTCTCGCGGACGAGGTGGTCGAAACCGGAGCGAAGAGAAGTTTTATCCGCTATCAACCGCTGGGTCCGATATTAGCGATCATGCCGTGGAATTTTCCGTTCTGGCAGGTGTTTCGCTTTGTCGCTCCGGCTCTCATGGCCGGGAACGTGGGGCTTTTGAAACACGCTTCCAACGTTCCGCAGTGCGCACTCAAAATCGAAGACATTGTTCGCCGCGCCGGATTTCCAGAGGGAGTGTTTCAAACCTTACTGATCGGATCCGGCCCCGTGGACGGCATCCTGAACGACTCGCGCGTGGCAGCGGCGACTCTGACGGGGAGCGAACAGGCCGGGATCCAGGTGGGGATTTCGGCGGCCAAGCGGATCAAGAAAGTCGTGCTCGAACTGGGTGGGAGCGATCCGTTCATCGTGATGCCTAGCGCGGATCTCGACACCGCCGTGGCCACTGCGGTTGAGGCGCGCGTGCAAAACAATGGGCAGTCCTGTATTGCAGCCAAGCGTTTTATCGTCGCGGAATCGATTGCGGACGAATTTGAAAAAAAGTTTGTGAGCCGCATGCAGGCGTTGCAGGTGGGCGATCCATTCGAAGAAAAGACGCAGCTCGGACCGTTGGCGAATGCGGACGCGGTCACGTCGCTTGATGCCGATGTGAAAAAAAGTATGGCGGCGGGAGCGCGACTGCTCACCGGCGGGCATCCTCTGCAGCGGCCGGGGAATTTCTATGCACCGACGGTATTGACCGATATTCCCAAAGACTCGCCTGCGTATAGCGAAGAATTTTTTGGGCCTGTGGCATCACTCTTTCGTGTGAAGTCGGTGGATCAGGCGATTGCTCTCGCCAATGACAGCCGCTTTGGCCTCGGGGCGAGCGCCTGGACGAACGATCCTTCGGAGACCGAACGTTTCAGCAATGAACTGGAAGCGGGAATGGTGTTCCTGAACAAGATGGTCGCGTCCGATCCGAGAATGCCATTCGGAGGCGTGAAGTATTCCGGCCATGGCCGGGAACTTTCCGAGCACGGGATCCGGGAATTTGTGAATATCAAGACAGTGTGGCAGCAGTAGAAACCTCGAGTAGAGACGCGGCTTGCCGCGTCTCCGATCGCAGCGGGCGCGAATGGTGCAGGGGGAGACGAGGCAAGCCTCGTCTCTACACCAATGTGAGGGGGTAGTCGGCCATCATTCCGGCCAGATGCTCAGCGCGGTCTTCGACAAAATCTGCTGTTTGGTCTTCTCTGATAGGGGCAGTGCACGGAAATCATCGAGGTTCTTCTTGATCTCAGGAACGCCCGGCCCGGGCCAGTCCGTGCCGAACAACGTCTTGCCGGCAATTTCTTCCAGTCGTGGAAAATAATTGAGCAAAGCCTGCGGCGGGATGCCGCTGATATCGAGATAGACGTTGGGATGGCGGCGCAAAAGGAAAAACGCCGTATCCATCCACAGTGGTCGCCCGCCGTGCGCCAGCAAGATCTTCATCTTTGGAAAATCTACCGCGACATCGTCGACGTAGATGGGATCCCCATACCGGTTGCGAGCGCCTTCAAAAATTGATGTACCAGTGTGAAACATGACCGGAATCCCGTTCGCTTCCGCTGCCCGATAGATGATTTCGAGTTCCTTGACGCCTTTCAAGTAGTCGTTGGAATACAGCAGTTGATGCGGCGGATGAATCTTGATCATGCGAATACCGAGCCGAAGAATCTGTTCAACGTCCGCCATGATGTTCGTGCTGGTTTTCGGATTCAGGCCGCCGCAGGAAAGCAGGCGCCGTGGATTCTCTTTCGTGTAGTCGGCGATGAATTGATTGACTGCAGGCGTGAAGCCGATCACTTCCGGGGCTACGTAGTTGATCAAGACCGCACGATCAATACCCGCCTGATCGAGATATTTGAGAAAAGATTTTGCAGAAGCGCAGTATTCGACGATCTGGTCGTAGTTCGGCCGCTTGTTCTTCATGAGTGCAAGCGCAGACGGCTTGAACAACTCCAGCGGTTGAATGTGGATGTGGCAGTCGGTGATCACGGTGTGGGACGCGTTCTCTCCTGACGACAGGATTCGCGCCGCCCATTGTAATCGATGGAATAAAGCGAGGGAGAGGTCGCTACCGTGGCGCCTCGAAGCGATAGCCTACACCCCGCAGGGTCTTCAAATAGCGCGGGTGGCGGGCGTCTTTCTCGATTTTTTCGCGCAAGCGGCGGACGAACACATCAATCGAGCGCGGCGTCACAAAGGAACTTTCCTTCCAAACGGCATCAAGCAATTGATCGCGCGTGAATACGCGTCCGCGATGACGCGCCAAGTACTCGAGCAGCCTGAATTCGCGGACCGTGGTGAGCACGGTTCGTCCTTCGACACGGACGGTCATGGAACTGACATCAATTTCCAGTTCGCCCATCTGGATGACTTCAGTCGCTGGCGCTTCGGGTTGTCCGCGCAGGATGTTGCGTACGCGCGCGATCAGTTCGCGGGGGCTGAATGGCTTGGTGATGTAGCCATCACCGCCGACTTCGAAGGCTTGCACGCGATCGGGTTCCTGGGCGCGCGCCGAAAGAAAAATCACTGGTATTCGGGACAGGTGTTCGTGCTGGCGAATCTGCCGGCAGAGATCGAATCCGTTCATCCCGGGCAACATGATGTCGAGAAGAAAAAGCGCGGGCCGGTTCATCGCCGCCGAAGGAACCACGGGCGACCCTGAGAAGAAAGTCGAAACCTCATAGCCGGCGTTTCGGAGGTTGTGTTCGATCAGGCGGGAAACATCCAAGTCGTCTTCCACGACAAAGATGAGATCGAGGTAGCGAGGATTTTCCGCCGCCTCCGAATGTTCCAAGGGGGAAATCAGAGCTGTCGCCTCGTTGTCTGCTGAATTGGAAACTGCTCAACAAGCGTAGGCGGAACGTGTTGCGGCAGTATTGCGATTGTGTTACAGCCGGGTTAATTTCGGCCCTTTTGGATTGTTTCCGTAAACGCGAGTACGTGGGAGCTAGGAGCGTCCCGGTTTGCGCGTGGAAGCGGCAGAGGTTGACTGCCGCACGACCAGTTCGGGTTCGACCATAATGCGGCGAGAACCGTTGGTTGAGGCGGGCGCCGTAATGTTGCGGAGTACCGTCTCCGCCGCCAGGCGCCCCATTCGCCGCAACGGTTGGCGGACGGTGGTCAACCCGGGGTTTTGGAAAGCTGCGCTCTGAATATCGTCAAAGCCAACCACCGAGACATCCTCGGGGACGCGGAAGCCGTTCTCGCGAAGAGCGCTGACCGCACCAATGGCAGAAATATCGTTGAATGCGAACAGGGCAGTGAAGGGCGCCCGCGAGGCGAGCAATTTGTGAGTCACGCCGTATCCAAGTTCAGGAGAAGGCAAATCGCCTTCCAGTTGCACGACCAGCTCTGGACGAATCTCCAGGTTCAAATTCCGGGCTGCCTTGGTAATGGCGTTCCAGCGAACTTCTGTGTCGGAACTGAAGGACTGTCCCTTGATGAAAGCGATTCGCCGATGGCCGAGATGATACAGGTGTTCGAGTGCGAGTCCGGCAGCGCGGTCATGGTCAAGGACGATCTGCGTGATCCCCTTAGTCTGGCCGCGGCCGGAGACCGCGACAACTGGGATCGGAACTTGCTGGCTCCACGGCGTATCGACCGCGATCAGGCCTTCCACGGACCTCCGGTGCAGCAGGAGAGGGTATTCTTCGATCAGATCCGGTTTGTGGCGATGACTGGCGACCAGATAGAAGTAGCCTTCCTGCAGTAACTCGTCTTCGATTCCACCCATCACCGCGGATGCATAGCCTTCACTTACTTCGGGCACCAGTACGCCGATCATGAAACTGCGCTGCGTGCGCAAGGATCGCGCGACAAAATTCGGTCTGTAGTTGAAAGCGCGCGCGGCGGCAAAAACCCGGTCTTTGGTTTTCTGAGGGATGGAATCTGCTACGGGGGAGCCGTTAAGGACCAGCGAAATGGTCGCCGATGAGAGTCCCAGGTGTTCGGCCAGCATGCGCTGACTTATCGGTCCGTTGGTGTTGGCAAGAGACTGCTGTTTGCGTTTTCCAGACGGCACTGGCGAAGTATACACTGGCAGCGGCCAAAACCCCGATTTGCCGGATACGGCGAGATCCTTGAGTTGGTTCGTTTTTGCCTATTGACAAGGCTCGAATTTACCTATTTCATACTAGGGCGAACGATTCACTAATTCGGTTTAGTAGAGGCTGCAGGATGTTTGGAGATGCCTGGCTCCGATGCGACCTCAAGACTATGCCTTGCGTTCGGCCAAGACCTGTCGGGACACTTTAAACTCGGAGTAAGTCAATCGTGAAAGTTCCGCGCCTCTTTTCGCTTTGCCTACTGTTAGTTTGTGTTGTATCGGCTGTCAACCCTTCGAACGCCCAAACCAGCGGCACGGCAACGGCCCGGTACGCCGGCATTTCCGACACCAGCCTTGACTCCAAAGTCGAGACCCTGCTCCGTACCATGACACTGGACGAGAAGATTGGGCAGCTGGTTCAGTACTCGGCTGGTCAACCCACGGGACCGGGTACCGGACGGACCGACTACGATGACATGATCGCGAAGGGGCAGATCGGGGCTCTTTTCAACATCACAGGCGCATCCGCGGTGAACAAGTATCAGAAGATCGCGGTGGAGAAATCCCGGCTGCATATTCCGATCATTTTTGGGCTCGACGTCATCCATGGCTTCCGGACCGAGTTTCCTGTTCCGCTGGCATTAGCGTCGACGTGGGATCCGCCGATCGTGGAGAAGGCTGCTCGTGTGGCCGCTCAGGAAGCGTCAGCCGGTGGAGTTCGTTGGACATTTTCCCCAATGGTGGATATTGCGCGCGATGCGCGCTGGGGGCGCATGACTGAAGGCGCGGGTGAGGATCCTTTCCTCGGATCCGCCATGGCCGCTGCCTACGTCAGGGGCTACCAGGGCTCCCGTCTGGATGCCGCCGATAGTATTGCGGCTTGCGCCAAACACTACGTCGGTTATGGAGCCGCCGAAGGTGGTCGTGACTACAACACCACCGAAATTTCTGAGCACACCCTGCGACAGTTCTATCTTCCCCCCTTTCATTCGGCTGTCCAGGCGGGGACGGCATCCCTGATGAGCGCGTTCAATTCGCTCAACGGGATTCCGTCCTCGGCAAATCCGTTTACGTTGAAACAGGTGTTGCGCAAAGAATGGGGTTTCCGCGGGATCGTCGATAGCGACTGGACTTCGGTCGCGGAGTTGATCCCACACGGCATCGCCAATGACGGCGCCACGGCCGCGCGAAAAGCGTTCCTCGGCGGCGTGGACATCGACATGGCGAGCAGCCTGTACCACGATCATCTTGCCCACCTGGTGCAGAGCGGACAAGTCCCCGAAGCGGAGATTGACGAGTCGGTCCGACACGTCTTGCGCGTGAAGTTTGCGCTTGGCCTGTTTGAAAATCCCTACACGGATGAGAGCAAAGAAGCGGCTGCGATGCTTCGTCCTGAATCGATTCAGCTCGCCCGCGAGGTTGCGGAGCGTTCGTTTGTGCTGCTGAAAAACTCGGCAGGGCCGGGTGGTTCGCCGTTGCTCCCACTGTCAAAGAGTGCCGGCAAGGTCGCGCTGATCGGGCCGCTGGCAAACGACTCCGCGAGCATGCTCGGATCCTGGGGAGGAATGAGCCGTGGCGAAGATGTGACGTCGCTACAGGCGGGTCTGATTGCCCACCTTGGGAAAGACAATCTCCTGCAGGCGAAGGGAACGGGCATCAGCGAAGGTTCGGATCGTGAGATTGAGCAAGCCGTTGAGACAGCCCGCAAAGCTAGCCTCGTGATTCTCACGCTTGGCGAAAATGCCGGCGAAATGACCGGCGAAGCTGCCTCACGCTCGAAACTGGGGCTCCCCGGACGGCAGCAGGAGTTACTGGAGAAAGTTGTTGCTACCGGCAAACCAGTAGTTTTGATCATCTTCAGCGGTCGCCCGCTCACACTACCGTGGGCATTCGAGCACGTTCCGGCGGTGGTGGCAGCATGGTTCCCAGGTATCCAGGCCGGCCCGGCCCTGGTGCGTACATTGTTTGGAGAATCGAATCCCAGCGGGCGGCTGGTCGTGAGCTGGCCACGAAGTGTCGGACAGGAACCTCTCTACTACAACGCTCTCAGTACTGGAAGACCGGCGAACCTGAAAGATAGTGACCCGAAATACACTTCCCGATATCTGGATGAGCAGAACTCGCCGCAGTTTCCCTTTGGATATGGCTTGTCCTACACGACGTTTCAGTATGGAGCAACCGAGATCAGCAGCAAGCAGTTGAAGGCTTCTGATCTCAATGCCGGCCTGCAAAATGCTGGTACAGCTTTGACTGTCACAGCTCCGGTGAAGAACTCGGGTGCGCGTGCGGGTGAAGAGGTTGTCCAGCTTTATGTCCGGCTCCAGGGGACGAGTGTGGCGCAGCCGATACGCGCTCTGAAGGGCTTCCAGCGAGTCACGCTCGCGCCCGGCGAATCGAAGAATGTCACTTTCCAGGTTCCCGCCGATGCCTTCGCAATGTGGAACGACCAGAACCAGTTTGCTGCTGAGACGGCTCACTTGACCGTTTGGGTGAGTCCGGACTCGGCGCAGGGAACACCCGCCGAACTCGAAATTGTGCCGTAGTCAGGTGACCCATGAACGAAGGAAAGCGGATCACCCGAAGAGACTTGCTCCGCGCCGGGGGTATGGCAGGGGCGGCAGTCTGGTTGGGGACGCAAGCAGCCAGACTCAGCTTCGGAAGCGCAGCAACGTCCAGCAACACAAGCGACGACCGATTTCTCGATGAGATCGAGCGAGCCAGTTTCGAATTCTTCTGGAACGAAGCCAGCCCATCCACCGGGCAGGTAAAGGACCGATCCTTACTCAACGGCAAGGACTCGCGTCTGATGGCGAGCATCGCCGCCACTGGCTTCGGACTCACCGCTTTGTGTATTGCCGATCATCGTGGCTATCGCAAGCATGACGAGATCGTGGAGCGGGTCCGCAAGACGCTCCGCTTTCTCTGGGCCACAATGCCGCACGAGCACGGTTTCTTCTATCACTTCACTGACATGAACAGCGGCAAGCGGTGGGATCAATGCGAACTCTCGTCCATTGATTCGTCACTGCTCCTGTGCGGCATCCTGACAGCGCGCCAACATTTTCAGGATTCGGAAATCCAAAGCCTCGCCACGAAGATTTACGAACGCGTCGATTGGCCGTGGATGCTGAATGGCGGACAAGCCTTTTCCATGGGCTGGCATCCGGAATCCGGTTTCCTCTCCTCCCGCTGGGAGCACTATTGCGAGCTGATGATGATTTACCTACTGGCCATCGGCTCGCCGACGCATCCCGTATCGCCGGAGACATGGAAGGCTTGGACGCGCCCGACCATTAAATATCAGGGCATTGAATATATCTCCGGGAAAGACCCGATCTTTACCCACCAGTATTCCCAGGCATGGTTCGACTTTCGCGGCAAGCAGGATGCCTACGCCGACTTCTTCGAGAATTCGGTCAAAGCCACGAAGGCGCACAAGCTATTTTGTCTCTCGCTCCACAATCGGTTCAACGACTACGCAGACGATCTATGGGGCATCAGCGCATCCGACAGTGCAGAGGGTTACACGGGATGGGGTGGACCGCCTGAACTCGGTCGAATCGACGGCAGCATCGTGCCGTGCGCGGCGGGAGGCTCGCTGCCTTTTCTCTACGAGGATTGCATGAAGGTGCTGCGCAATATCCGCGGCCGCTATGGAAGCAAGGGGGCCTGGGGACGATACGGTTTTGTCGACGCTTTCAATCCGCTCACCAATTGGTACAACCCGGACGTGATCGGCATCGACGTGGGAATTACAATGGTGATGGCGGAAAATAAGCGCACCGGCTTCGTTTGGAAAACCTTCATGCAAAACAAAGAAGCGCAGCGCGCGATGGAGAAGGTTGGATTCAAGGCGGCGGTGGCGCACGCCTTGACATCCAGCCGGCATCGCATGATTCGGACTTTGTTTCTTCTGTTACTCGCCACGTTGTCTCGCGGTCAGGCGCCTTCTTCGGACACGCCGATGGTTCCGGCGATCTCCGCGGCAATTCGGTTTGAGGAGATTGCCGCCAAAGCAGGTGTCCAGTTCATCACACGGAATTCTCCCAGCGCCAACAAGAATCAGATCGAAACCATGGTCGCAGGCGTAGCGCTGGTCGACTACGACGGTGACGGTTACCTCGACATCTATCTTGTGAACGGCGCAGCGATTCCATCGCTGAAAAAAGAAACGCCGGCATACTGGAATCGCCTTTTCCGCAACAACCATGATGGAACGTTCACCGACGTTACGGCAAAAGCCGGCGTCGCTGGAGCCGGTTACGGCATGGGAGTCGCGGTCGGCGACTACGACAATGACGGGCGTCCGGATCTATTTCTAGCCAACGTCACCGCCAACCAACTCTTCCATAACAACGGCGATGGCACGTTCACCGATGTGACCGAAAAGGCAGGCCTGGCGGGCGCTCAGGCGGATGGCAAGAAGATGTGGTCCACGGCCGCCGGGTGGTTCGACTACAACAACGATGGGCGCCTGGATTTGTTTGTCGTGAATTACTGTAAGTGGGACGTCGACAAGGATCCTTATTGTCCGCTCAAGAGCGGCGTGCGCACGTACTGCCATCCCAAGCTCTACACTTCACTGCACAACAATCTCTTCCGCAATAACGGCGACGGTACCTTCACGGACGTCTCTCAGGAAACGGGAATTGCCACCCACGCCGGCAAAGG is from Acidobacteriota bacterium and encodes:
- a CDS encoding AAA family ATPase: MRERITRRKKGDASPPQDQANAPVPLQPKYFEASEAAPEEPKKTSKVEREPEPAPHIEAEPPVAAAGTEDRADGRAEARPSRRRRGRGGRGRGARPKPAESAVQPAGVSAVAAEPAAGRASAVPATPAPSKGTVVLAIGLPGSGKSSWFKRHNIRPLSSDLLRELLFDDAQEQRFQDLVFSNLRSMLKARLVARRPVNYVDATNLTPHDRHSWIKLAKDYGYEVHGLYFDVPVELCLERNQKRDRVVAEDIMRKMAGKLKAPTFEEGFSKIIVVRVKQKEAETGS
- a CDS encoding hydrolase, producing MATSGTIQFDTDYAEIARRPLEAEQCALIVVDIQEKLLPPIWERERLLRNSQLLIRLAGILKIPAIVSTQYAKGLGNTTPEIASLLPDVTAIDKVMFSCFGSDVFCSALKRLPGQRTTVLLCGMETHICVMQTALAALREGYMVHVASDAVSSRVEWNWRIGLDRMRAAGAVISSTEMMMYELLRSSGSPAFKELLPYLKG
- the lepB gene encoding signal peptidase I translates to MEMKSGKRVVAGLLSAIVPGSGQLIKKEMKKAILYLTVFAFLLFLTWTTTLYDTLVGLVVLKIGTTGLALVASLDAFLIGAASKPRYLILVPSLAALFLGDAMMGGLMLSKGARAFSIPSTSMQPAIMQGDRIFVDSYRKNSSPQQGDIVVYLSPDTPRLFAVKRIIGVPGDRIHLRDGVVYRNGQKLDEPYALHQLLAHNPYPSYGDNFPAVPPLAMYGVNERWQQEFRSHVEGDDIVVPPGSYFALGDNRDVSYDSRYWGFIPRENIIGRPMFIYWPAARLGHRLAG
- a CDS encoding NAD-dependent succinate-semialdehyde dehydrogenase, translating into MAIATTNPATGEVLKTFDPLTPAQIEQKILLAATAFQTHRRTSFADRAQKMLRAADILDAEKEECGRLMTLEMGKTLRSAVAEAAKCASGCRYYAENAERFLADEVVETGAKRSFIRYQPLGPILAIMPWNFPFWQVFRFVAPALMAGNVGLLKHASNVPQCALKIEDIVRRAGFPEGVFQTLLIGSGPVDGILNDSRVAAATLTGSEQAGIQVGISAAKRIKKVVLELGGSDPFIVMPSADLDTAVATAVEARVQNNGQSCIAAKRFIVAESIADEFEKKFVSRMQALQVGDPFEEKTQLGPLANADAVTSLDADVKKSMAAGARLLTGGHPLQRPGNFYAPTVLTDIPKDSPAYSEEFFGPVASLFRVKSVDQAIALANDSRFGLGASAWTNDPSETERFSNELEAGMVFLNKMVASDPRMPFGGVKYSGHGRELSEHGIREFVNIKTVWQQ
- a CDS encoding amidohydrolase; this encodes MITDCHIHIQPLELFKPSALALMKNKRPNYDQIVEYCASAKSFLKYLDQAGIDRAVLINYVAPEVIGFTPAVNQFIADYTKENPRRLLSCGGLNPKTSTNIMADVEQILRLGIRMIKIHPPHQLLYSNDYLKGVKELEIIYRAAEANGIPVMFHTGTSIFEGARNRYGDPIYVDDVAVDFPKMKILLAHGGRPLWMDTAFFLLRRHPNVYLDISGIPPQALLNYFPRLEEIAGKTLFGTDWPGPGVPEIKKNLDDFRALPLSEKTKQQILSKTALSIWPE
- a CDS encoding response regulator transcription factor, with translation MFVVEDDLDVSRLIEHNLRNAGYEVSTFFSGSPVVPSAAMNRPALFLLDIMLPGMNGFDLCRQIRQHEHLSRIPVIFLSARAQEPDRVQAFEVGGDGYITKPFSPRELIARVRNILRGQPEAPATEVIQMGELEIDVSSMTVRVEGRTVLTTVREFRLLEYLARHRGRVFTRDQLLDAVWKESSFVTPRSIDVFVRRLREKIEKDARHPRYLKTLRGVGYRFEAPR
- a CDS encoding LacI family DNA-binding transcriptional regulator, translated to MLAEHLGLSSATISLVLNGSPVADSIPQKTKDRVFAAARAFNYRPNFVARSLRTQRSFMIGVLVPEVSEGYASAVMGGIEDELLQEGYFYLVASHRHKPDLIEEYPLLLHRRSVEGLIAVDTPWSQQVPIPVVAVSGRGQTKGITQIVLDHDRAAGLALEHLYHLGHRRIAFIKGQSFSSDTEVRWNAITKAARNLNLEIRPELVVQLEGDLPSPELGYGVTHKLLASRAPFTALFAFNDISAIGAVSALRENGFRVPEDVSVVGFDDIQSAAFQNPGLTTVRQPLRRMGRLAAETVLRNITAPASTNGSRRIMVEPELVVRQSTSAASTRKPGRS
- a CDS encoding glycoside hydrolase family 3 C-terminal domain-containing protein, producing the protein MKVPRLFSLCLLLVCVVSAVNPSNAQTSGTATARYAGISDTSLDSKVETLLRTMTLDEKIGQLVQYSAGQPTGPGTGRTDYDDMIAKGQIGALFNITGASAVNKYQKIAVEKSRLHIPIIFGLDVIHGFRTEFPVPLALASTWDPPIVEKAARVAAQEASAGGVRWTFSPMVDIARDARWGRMTEGAGEDPFLGSAMAAAYVRGYQGSRLDAADSIAACAKHYVGYGAAEGGRDYNTTEISEHTLRQFYLPPFHSAVQAGTASLMSAFNSLNGIPSSANPFTLKQVLRKEWGFRGIVDSDWTSVAELIPHGIANDGATAARKAFLGGVDIDMASSLYHDHLAHLVQSGQVPEAEIDESVRHVLRVKFALGLFENPYTDESKEAAAMLRPESIQLAREVAERSFVLLKNSAGPGGSPLLPLSKSAGKVALIGPLANDSASMLGSWGGMSRGEDVTSLQAGLIAHLGKDNLLQAKGTGISEGSDREIEQAVETARKASLVILTLGENAGEMTGEAASRSKLGLPGRQQELLEKVVATGKPVVLIIFSGRPLTLPWAFEHVPAVVAAWFPGIQAGPALVRTLFGESNPSGRLVVSWPRSVGQEPLYYNALSTGRPANLKDSDPKYTSRYLDEQNSPQFPFGYGLSYTTFQYGATEISSKQLKASDLNAGLQNAGTALTVTAPVKNSGARAGEEVVQLYVRLQGTSVAQPIRALKGFQRVTLAPGESKNVTFQVPADAFAMWNDQNQFAAETAHLTVWVSPDSAQGTPAELEIVP